A region from the Armatimonadota bacterium genome encodes:
- a CDS encoding HIT domain-containing protein, producing the protein MAERLWAPWRFAFVEKADSATGCIFVDLPAQDDDRKNLILHRGRTAFVMLNAYPYTNGHLMIAPYRHTADLSELEDAELLEINQLLAAAIRWIKAAYGPDGFNVGINLGSAGGAGIPDHVHWHIVPRWRGDTNFMTTVGEVRVLPQSLEDSYERLLAAARADTA; encoded by the coding sequence ATGGCCGAACGCCTTTGGGCGCCTTGGAGATTCGCGTTCGTCGAGAAGGCGGACAGCGCTACAGGCTGCATCTTCGTCGACCTCCCAGCGCAGGACGATGATAGGAAGAACCTCATCCTGCACCGGGGCCGAACGGCGTTCGTGATGCTCAACGCCTACCCTTACACGAACGGCCATCTGATGATCGCGCCCTACCGGCACACCGCGGACCTTTCGGAATTGGAGGACGCGGAGCTTTTGGAGATCAACCAGCTCTTGGCGGCGGCGATCCGGTGGATCAAGGCAGCCTACGGGCCCGACGGCTTCAATGTGGGCATCAACTTGGGCTCCGCCGGCGGGGCAGGGATCCCGGACCACGTGCACTGGCACATCGTCCCCAGGTGGCGAGGCGATACGAACTTCATGACCACCGTGGGCGAGGTGCGGGTTCTGCCCCAGAGTCTGGAAGACAGCTATGAAAGGCTGTTGGCGGCGGCGCGGGCGGACACGGCATAA